One region of Purpureocillium takamizusanense chromosome 4, complete sequence genomic DNA includes:
- a CDS encoding uncharacterized protein (EggNog:ENOG503NWH8~COG:I~antiSMASH:Cluster_4.5) — translation MLFNRLNPKIQPFYHSLEVPTSPREWPALPAGYPHRASINSFGFGGANAHAVIESYYMTPQGHGSLEIQHAQEEQPALPLGPYVFSAASEQSLVANLDAYSAYLARPDATTLNPRDLA, via the coding sequence ATGCTCTTCAACCGGCTCAACCCCAAGATCCAACCCTTCTACCACAGCCTCGAGGTCCCGACCTCCCCTCGCGAGTGGCCGGCTTTGCCTGCAGGGTACCCGCACCGTGCCAGCATCAACAGCTTTGGCTTCGGAGGCGCCAACGCGCACGCCGTCATCGAGAGCTACTACATGACGCCGCAAGGTCACGGTTCGCTCGAGATCCAACACGCCCAGGAGGAACAACCTGCACTTCCCCTGGGCCCGTAcgtcttctccgccgcgTCGGAGCAATCCCTCGTTGCGAACCTCGACGCCTACTCTGCATATCTGGCCAGACCAGATGCCACCACGCTGAACCCTCGCGACCTGGCATGA
- a CDS encoding uncharacterized protein (EggNog:ENOG503NWH8~COG:I~antiSMASH:Cluster_4.5), which translates to MHKLRGSDTGVYAGQMCNDFELLSYRDLDALPTYNATGTSRSILANRVSYFFDWHGPSMTLDTACSSSLYVVYLAAQALRSGESRAAVACGTNLILGP; encoded by the coding sequence ATGCACAAGCTCCGCGGCAGTGACACGGGCGTGTATGCCGGCCAGATGTGCAACGACTTCGAGCTCCTGTCGTaccgcgacctcgacgccctgccgACGTACAACGCCACCGGTACGAGCCGCAGCATCCTTGCCAACCGCGTCTCCTACTTCTTCGACTGGCACGGCCCGTCCATGACGCTCGAcacggcctgctcgtccagcCTGTACGTCGTCTacctcgcggcgcaggcgctgcgctCCGGCgagtcgcgcgccgccgtcgcgtgCGGAACCAACCTTATCCTTGGGCCCTAG
- a CDS encoding putative secondary metabolism biosynthetic enzyme (EggNog:ENOG503NWH8~COG:I~antiSMASH:Cluster_4.5) — MTDDGAPQLVYHPGDLRRERLGLTPADWAFITTQADAIMHVGAEVSHTKTYSTLRSVNVASTAELARLCLDAQLSQGRRRPVPFHFVSTGEISMLGDGGEQGALYEESVRSARVVPDQDDAVAKGYAATKWVCERMLENLAEEKASCQQGDDAGAAGPLRVWIHRPSSITTPQDESAMGPDAPILPRVLFYSRLLRAVPSEMEVGGRIGGSLDFIPLDTAAGDIVDVVMASCDEAAGGKESAPAVTMGCVRSEGGGVTGGTVLELATLREFLEAEAEQSEGAREEGQKKARFQAVPLSKWTDRAEALGLHPLLAGLFRGVE; from the exons AtgacggacgacggcgcgccgcagctggTCTACCACCCGGGCGACCTGAGGCGGGAGCGGCTGGGCCTGACGCCAGCCGACTGGGCCTTCATCACGACGCAGGCGGACGCGATCAtgcacgtcggcgccgaggtgtcCCACACCAAGACCTACTCCACGCTGAGATCCGTCAACGTGGCCTCCACTGCCGAGTTGGCAAGGCTGTGTCTCGACGCGCAGCTATCGCagggacgccgccggcccgtccCCTTCCACTTCGTGTCCACTGGCGAGATCTCTatgctgggcgacggcggcgagcagggggCGCTGTACGAGGAGTCTGTCCGGTCCGCCCGGGTCGTGCCGGACCAGGACGACGCAGTCGCCAAGGGTTACGCTGCCACCAAGTGGGTGTGCGAGAGGATGCTCGAGAACCTCGCGGAGGAGAAAGCCAGCTGCCAAcaaggcgacgatgccggtgccgccggcccacTCCGCGTCTGGATCCACCGACCCTCGAGCATCACAACGCCGCAGGACGAGTCGGCCATGGGGCCCGACGCGCCGATCCTCCCCAGGGTGCTGTTCTACTCGCGCCTGCTGCGGGCTGTCCCCAGCGAGATGGAGGTCGGCGGGCGCATCGGGGGCTCTCTGGACTTTATACCGCtagacacggcggcgggcgacattgtcgacgtcgtcatggcTAGCTGCGACGAAGCAGCCGGCGGGAAGGAGAGCGCTCCTGCGGTGACCATGGGGTGCGTCAGGAGCGAAGGGGGAGGTGTCAC cggcggcaccgtcctGGAGCTGGCAACGTTAAGGGAGTTTCtcgaggcagaggcggagCAGTCGGAGGGCGccagggaggaggggcagaAGAAGGCGCGCTTCCAGGCTGTGCCGTTGTCGAAGTGGACGGACAGGGCTGAGGCACTGGGGTTACACCCGCTGCTTGCGGGCTTGTTCCGGGGCGTGGAGTAG
- a CDS encoding uncharacterized protein (EggNog:ENOG503NWH8~COG:I~antiSMASH:Cluster_4.5): protein MFWVIHSLLQDKTTLNHTGYIRMTGRVRVQDLKAAFQQICNRHESMRACFYLDEYNKDDRNDEAAGQGHMIMECWSWSTGR from the exons ATGTTCTGGGTGATCCACTCGCTGCTCCAGGATAAGACCACCCTCAACCACACGGGCTACATTCGCATGACGgggcgggtgcgggtgcagGACCTCAAGGCGGCTTTCCAGCAGATCTGTAATCGCCACGAGAGCATGCGCGCCTGCTTCTATCTGGACGAGTATAACAAGGACGACCGCAACGACGAAGCAGCCGGACAGGGGCACATGATCATGGAGT gctggagctggagcacAGGGAGATAG
- a CDS encoding putative PKS/NRPS-like protein biosynthetic cluster (SMCOG1022:Beta-ketoacyl synthase~EggNog:ENOG503NWH8~COG:I~antiSMASH:Cluster_4.5), whose protein sequence is MLSPDSRCRMWDDAANGYARGDGVAAVVVKTLSAALEDGDHIDCIIREVCVNQDGTTSGITMPRAKAQAALIRQTYTKAGLDYLGDGRPQYVEAHGTGTPAGDPIEAEAISTAFFPEAQGEEGVKQQQQQQQQPIYVGSVKTLLSHTEGTAGVAALIKASLAV, encoded by the exons ATGTTGTCGCCCGATTCGAGATGCCGCATGTGGGACGATGCGGCCAACGGGTATGCGCGAGGAGACGGTGTTGCTGCCGTTGTCG TCAAGACGCTTTCAGCCGCACTAGAAGATGGCGACCACATTGACTGTATCATTCGCGAGGTCTGCGTCAACCAGGATGGCACCACAAGCGGCATCACCATGCCCAGGGCAAAGGCGCAAGCCGCGCTCATCCGGCAAACATACACTAAAGCCGGCCTCGActacctcggcgacggcaggccCCAGTACGTCGAGGCCCACGGGACAGGGACGCCGGCCGGGGACCCGATCGAGGCGGAAGCGATCAGCACCGCCTTCTTCCCAGAGGCCCAGGGTGAGGAGGGCGtaaagcagcagcagcagcagcagcagcagccaatCTATGTCGGCTCGGTCAAGACGCTCCTCAGCCACACTGAGGGAACCGCCGGAGTCGCGGCCCTGATCaaggcgtcgctggcggtcTAG
- a CDS encoding putative NRPS-like protein biosynthetic cluster (EggNog:ENOG503NWH8~SMCOG1127:condensation domain-containing protein~COG:I~antiSMASH:Cluster_4.5), whose product MIEAHHINFDGVCTQILLRDLEAFYTRRAHLTLSPAAKQYSSFIALQREDETTGAWDGDLAFWRREFATIPEPLPLTRARVAARKPLLRYDVHRLDFRLDPSLAERVRAVVRQHRVTAFHFYLAAFRVVLQRFLSLGVRDGRQSGGKETAAADDDSDICIGIAESNRHDEETLGSLGPYLNLLALRFRDRPATFASALASARDKTFAALGHAAVPFDAVLRALRVHRDMSHAPLFQAFLDYRLGFPKQQPFADCTLEVLRFEPGRTAYDLSVDVIDNPLYNDASAPGGKGGGDALLSVFGQAALYEQDDVRIFAACFEDVIREFAEEPSRSLSVGLGSEWSYRDADVAKALELSRGPAYETQWPGTLAHRLDDMVAAHADKVAVKLAAAGGNGGSLTYKQLDDKTNAIAAALMENGVSRGRYVAVHQEPTPDWICSMLAILKIGAVYVPLDPGTPAARLAMVVATCHPAALLVDRTTGPSCAFEVPTAIDVSTVPVSNVRRIQTVPDAHEPAIALHTSGATGTPKVIVLTHANFAHEIETSANTYGLDSNVTVLQQSAFGFDMSVLQTLLALALGGTLVMVPRELRGDAVAMTEFIVSHKVTYTCATPTEYSSWLRHGDCAALRRSHWTVALSGGEAVSHSLPDGLREHLGAKSDMRMFNGYGPAKTTCCSASTELALRGGASKLPATTPAGPACPTECVYILDEEMRPLPLGHPGEICIAGVAVANGYLGNEALTSRAFVRDSFATEEYIRKGWSTMFRTGDRGRLLPDGSLVLEGRIGDDTQIKIRGVRIDLRDIEQTIVQASGCAIAKAVAVARTTSNSSAAEGTSDSQFIVGYVVLDAGFLKHQLLEGPTGATSSEQAYLAHLLAGLPLPRTICPSMLISIDKVPLTTSGKMDRRALAALPLDRSSSTAARRQIEQTEPLTDMELRTQAIWELVLDFQGHHFNDPQESAPVVTSDTDFFHVGGTSMLLLELRERIKRQLRLSVPLMQLFEHSTLGAMATLLAEQEAKARADIEWESEATPSDELRTLAQTVLLRSIMPGSFPRAERDQDGGAHRGIGYSRTTGAQPPPGRSEDR is encoded by the exons ATGATCGAGGCGCACCACATCAACTTCGACGGGGTGTGCACCCAGATCCTCTtgcgcgacctcgaggcctTCTACACCCGCCGGGCACACCTGACGCTGAGTCCCGCGGCCAAGCAGTACAGCTCCTTTATCGCCTTGCAACGGGaagacgagacgacggggGCGTGGGACGGCGACCTTGCCTTTTGGCGTCGCGAGTTTGCCACCATCcccgagccgctgccgctgacgcgcgcgagggtggcggcacGGAAGCCTCTACTGCGGTACGATGTGCACCGCTTGGACTTCAGGCTTGATCCATCCCTGGCGGAGCGAGTAAGGGCTGTGGTGCGCCAGCACAGAGTCACGGCTTTCCATTTTTACCTCGCTGCGTTCCGCGTCGTCTTGCAGCGGTTCCTCAGTCTCGGCGTCCGCGATGGCCGGCAAAGCGGAGGCAAGgagactgccgccgccgacgacgatagTGATATCTGCATCGGCATCGCGGAGTCCAACAGGCATGACGAGGAGACgctcggcagccttggcccCTACCTTaacctcctcgccctgcggTTCCGCGACCGCCCCGCGACGTTCGCCTCGGCgctcgcctcggcgcgcgacAAGACCTTTGCGGCCCTGGGCCACGCCGCGGTGCCcttcgacgccgtcctgcgcgccctccGCGTGCACCGCGACATGTCGCACGCGCCGCTGTTTCAGGCCTTCCTCGACTACCGCCTCGGCTTCCCCAAGCAGCAGCCGTTTGCGGACTGCACGCTCGAGGTGTTGCGGTTCGAACCGGGACGGACGGCGTACGACCTGAGCGTCGACGTCATCGACAACCCCCTATACAACGACGCCAgcgcccccggcggcaaaggcgggGGTGATGCGCTGCTGTCTGTGTTTGGGCAGGCTGCGCTCTACGAGCAGGACGACGTTCGCATCTTTGCCGCCTGCTTCGAGGACGTGATCAGGGAGTTTGCCGAAGAGCCGAGCAGGAGCTTGTCGGTTGGGCTTGGGAGCGAGTGGAGCTATCGTGATGCCGACGTGGCCAAGGCATTAGAGCTCAGCAGAG GTCCCGCATATGAAACACAATGGCCCGGCACGTTGGCACAccggctcgacgacatggtcGCCGCGCATGCAGACAAGGTAGCTGTGAAGcttgcggccgccggcggcaatggTGGCAGCCTCACGTACAAGCAGCTCGATGACAAGACGAACGCCATCGCGGCCGCACTGATGGAGAACGGCGTGTCCAGGGGCCGGTACGTTGCCGTCCACCAGGAGCCAACACCGGACTGGATCTGCTCAATGTTGGCCATTCTCAAGATCGGAGCCGTCTACGTGCCGCTGGATCCAGGCACGCCAGCTGCCCGGCTCGCCATGGTTGTGGCCACATGCCATcctgctgccctgctcgTGGACAGAACCACAGGGCCCAGCTGCGCCTTCGAAGTCCCAACCGCGATCGACGTTTCAACGGTCCCTGTATCCAACGTCCGCCGGATACAGACCGTGCCAGATGCCCACGAACCGGCCATCGCCCTCCACACCAGTGGCGCCACGGGAACCCCCAAGGTCATTGTCCTGACACACGCCAACTTTGCCCACGAGATCGAAACCTCGGCCAATACCTACGGGCTGGACTCCAACGTCACCGTCCTCCAGCAGAGCGCATTCGGTTTCGACATGTCGGTCCTGCAAACCTTGCTCGCCTTGGCTCTGGGAGGGACACTCGTCATGGTGCCGCGCGAGCTTCGGggagacgccgtcgccatgaccGAGTTCATCGTCAGTCACAAGGTCACGTACACCTGCGCGACCCCGACCGAGTACAGCAGCTGGCTCCGGCACGGCGACTGCGCGGCTCTGCGGCGCTCCCACTGGACCGTCGCGCTCAGCGGCGGGGAGGCCGTCAGCCATTCACTCCCCGATGGCCTCcgcgagcacctcggcgccaaGTCGGACATGCGGATGTTCAACGGCTACGGCCCCGCCAAGACGACttgctgctccgcctcgacTGAGCTCGCgctccgtggcggcgcatccAAGCTTCCGGCCACGACCCCGGCCGGACCCGCCTGTCCCACCGAGTGCGTCtacatcctcgacgaggagatgcgTCCGCTGCCGCTAGGCCACCCTGGCGAGATTTGCATCGCTGGCGTTGCCGTGGCTAACGGATATCTTGGCAACGAAGCACTCACCAGCCGAGCATTCGTTCGGGATTCCTTCGCCACTGAAGAGTACATACGCAAGGGATGGTCAACAATGTTTCGCACGGGAGATAGGGGCCGCCTCCTGCCCGACGGGtcccttgtccttgagggACGGATTGGCGATGACACCCAGATTAAGATTCGCGGGGTCCGTATCGACCTGCGGGACATTGAGCAGACCATCGTCCAGGCTTCTGGGTGCGCCATTGCGAAGGCGGTTGCTGTCGCGCGCACGACGTCGAATTCGTCCGCTGCAGAGGGCACCTCTGATTCCCAGTTTATTGTTGGCTATGTCGTCTTGGATGCCGGGTTCCTCAAGCATCAGCTACTGGAAGGGCCAACCGGGGCGACATCTAGTGAACAAGCATACCTGGCTCACCTCCTCGCAGGCCTGCCGCTCCCGCGTACCATCTGCCCCAGCATGCTGATTTCGATCGACAAAGTGCCGCTCACCACTTCCGGGAAGATGGACCGACGTGCGCTGGCGGCCCTGCCTCTCGACCGATCCTCTTCAaccgccgcgcgccgacaGATTGAGCAGACCGAGCCCCTGACAGACATGGAGCTGCGCACCCAGGCCATATGGGAACTAGTCTTGGACTTTCAGGGCCATCATTTCAACGACCCTCAAGAGTCGGCCCCCGTCGTCACGTCAGACACCGACTTCTTCCACGTGGGCGGGACATCAATGCTGCTCCTGGAGCTGAGGGAGCGGATCAAAAGACAGCTGAGACTCTCCGTGCCGCTGATGCAGCTGTTTGAGCACAGCACGCTGGGCGCCATGGCAACCCTTCTTGCTGAGCAGGAGGCGAAGGCCCGGGCAGACATCGAATGGGAGTCCGAGGCGACTCCTTCTGATGAGCTTCGCACGCTGGCGCAAACTGTCCTCCTGCGCAGCATCATGCCCGGAAGTTTCCCACGGGCCGAGCGAGACCAAGACGGTGGTGCTCACAGGGGCATCGGGTATTCTCGGACGACAGGTGCTCAACCGCCTCCTGGCCGCTCAGAAGACCGGTGA
- a CDS encoding uncharacterized protein (EggNog:ENOG503NWH8~COG:I~antiSMASH:Cluster_4.5), whose translation MGLEDDGSAISGNRKSAESRRFLALAESLVSRVSVPISATVLLAKQDHDASSLGSSEDANLLLVRVTANLFAESALQGLVPGQEVAFHNATGGLGTAGGGARSQRHLYDQR comes from the coding sequence ATGGGTCTGGAGGACGACGGCTCTGCCATCTCCGGAAACCGGAAGTCTGCAGAATCGCGTCGCttcctggccctggccgagtCTCTGGTGTCCAGAGTCAGCGTCCCTATTTCAGCTACCGTTCTCCTCGCCAAGCAGGATCATGACGCCTCGTCGTTGGGAAGCAGTGAGGACGCAAACCTCCTACTGGTCCGGGTTACCGCCAACCTCTTCGCCGAGTCTGCGCTCCAGGGTCTCGTTCCGGGTCAAGAGGTCGCTTTCCACAACGCCACGGGCGGTCTtgggacggcgggcggcggagcaaGGTCTCAACGCCATCTTTACGACCAGCGCTGA
- a CDS encoding putative PKS/NRPS-like protein biosynthetic cluster (EggNog:ENOG503NWH8~antiSMASH:Cluster_4.5~COG:I~SMCOG1021:malonyl CoA-acyl carrier protein transacylase) — MGAELLDRSPMARQLIVQLEAHLAALPESERPSWSLEQELRAPQATSRLNEAALSQPLCTALQIVQVDLLRAAGVELAGIVGHSSGEIGAAYAAGLLSARDALCLLPRSGAMMAVGTSMEDAVDIVAEFDGAATLAACNSSASVTLSGDQDAIDELATIFEDEKKFHRKLKVDKAYHSRHTVPCSAPYMESLRGNGIKVRTPSGSKKGGRVWYSTVYEGLEMSSPEALAKLKDGSYWRDNMVRSVLFYQGLNKALASGTFDLALEIGPHPALRGPATQTIHEAPNREIPYHGVLSRGTTADVALSAALGILWSQENTAQSLVNLESSEAAATNKSDGYRLLKGLPTYRWNHERTYWRESRHSRRLRTRKARVNPILGAVEPESSMTQQRWRNVLRGREIPWLAGHQLQGRTVFPATGYVSTLIEAVRQLPQVAGGTIHLIDISSFCILQAMSFGEDDSGIEILSTLETIRKDNERRTIRAHFTYSSASGRDPNDGFVLTASADVEILLGEPSKSLLPARQAEPPNLVDVTDDRFYGTLADLGYGYTGPFQALYGLRRKLGKAVAQVAIPPSDESTPLVHPGTLDGAIQAIPLAFCDPGDG, encoded by the exons ATGGGCGCTGAGCTGCTCGATCGCTCTCCCATGGCCCGGCAACTCATCGTCCAGCTCGAagcgcacctcgccgcccttccAGAGTCGGAGCGGCCTAGTTGGTCTCTGGAGCAGGAGTTGCGCGCACCCCAGGCCACGTCCCGTCTGAACGAGGCCGCCCTGTCACAGCCTCTCTGCACGGCGCTGCAGATCGTCCAAGTCGACCTCCtgcgcgccgctggcgtcgagctcgcgggAATCGTCGGGCACTCGAGCGGTGAGATCGGTGCCGCATatgccgccggcctcctgTCGGCCCGCGACGCGCTGTGCCTACTTCCGCGGTCT GGTGCCATGATGGCCGTGGGCACCTCGATGGAGGACGCAGTCGACATTGTTGCCGAGTTCGACGGGGCAGCTACGCTGGCGGCTTGCAACTCGTCGGCCAGCGTCACGCTCTCGGGCGATCAAgacgccatcgacgagctggccacCATCTTCGAGGATGAGAAGAAATTCCATCGCAAGCTCAAGGTCGACAAGGCGTACCATTCCAGGCACACGGTGCCCTGCTCGGCACCATACATGGAATCCCTccgcggcaacggcatcaaGGTGCGGACTCCCAGTGGTTCCAAGAAGGGCGGTCGTGTCTGGTACTCGACTGTGTACGAAGGCCTGGAAATGTCTTCTcccgaggcgctcgcgaAGCTGAAAGACGGCAGCTACTGGCGCGACAACATGGTCCGGTCGGTGCTTTTCTACCAGGGTCTGAACAAGGCACTGGCGTCTGGCACGTttgacctcgccctcgagatCGGTCCTCACCCGGCCCTCAGGGGCCCGGCAACCCAAACCATCCACGAGGCGCCGAACCGCGAGATCCCCTACCACGGCGTACTTTCCCGCGGCACCACGGCCGACGTGGCCCTCTCTGCTGCTCTCGGCATTCTCTGGAGCCAGGAGAACACGGCTCAGTCGCTGGTCAACCTGGAATCGTCTGAAGCGGCCGCCACCAATAAGAGTGACGGCTACCGTTTGTTAAAGGGGCTGCCAACGTACCGGTGGAACCACGAGCGGACCTACTGGAGGGAGTCGCGGCActcccgccgccttcgcACCCGCAAGGCGCGCGTCAACCCAATCCTTGGAGCTGTCGAACCCGAGAGCTCTATGACACAACAACGCTGGCGCAACGTACTCCGAGGACGCGAGATTCCGTGGCTGGCGGGCCATCAACTGCAAGGCCGCACCGTCTTCCCGGCCACCGGATATGTCTCGACGCTGATCGAGGCTGTGCGCCAGCTCCCGCAGGTTGCCGGGGGCACAATTCATCTCATTGATATCTCAAGCTTCTGCATTCTGCAGGCCATGTCGTtcggcgaagacgacagCGGCATCGAGATCCTGTCGACTCTCGAGACCATCCGGAAGGACAATGAGCGTCGGACCATCCGAGCACACTTTACGTATTCCTCGGCTTCCGGGCGGGACCCCAATGATGGCTTCGTCCTGACTGCGAGCGCTGACGTTGAGATCCTGCTTGGCGAGCCCTCCAAGAGCTTGCTACCTGCTCGCCAGGCAGAGCCGCCCAACCTGGTCGACGTGACTGATGACCGCTTCTACGGCACCCTGGCTGATCTCGGATACGGGTACACTGGGCCGTTCCAGGCCTTGTACGGCCTTCGTAGGAAGCTTGGCAAGGCTGTCGCCCAGGTCGCCATCCCGCCATCGGACGAGAGCACGCCTCTCGTCCACCCCGGCACGCTGGACGGCGCCATCCAGGCCATACCCCTTGCCTTCTGCGATCCGGGTGATGGCTAG
- a CDS encoding uncharacterized protein (EggNog:ENOG503NWH8~COG:I~antiSMASH:Cluster_4.5) translates to MRSLLPRDLARFVVASPEDPEAERIAEVLPVNCRVEHLTAFQGKPLYAAMSPYRSATERAQGMLGDTLRRALKHAQEDLKTSVNVAVNTVSSSDLVAAAQLRTGNIEAGSALRGALAVLDWQASPIVQARVSRLDTKPVFKADRTYWLVGLSGSLGLSICDWMIAKGAKYIVITSRSPHVEAAGRRVAGRRAQS, encoded by the coding sequence ATGCGGTCTCTGCTGCCTAGGGACCTGGCTcgcttcgtcgtcgcatcGCCCGAAGACCCGGAGGCCGAGAGAATTGCGGAGGTGCTCCCGGTCAACTGCCGCGTCGAGCATCTGACGGCCTTCCAGGGCAAACCCCTGTACGCTGCCATGTCTCCTTACCGTTCCGCAACGGAGAGAGCCCAAGGAATGCTTGGAGACACCCTCCGGCGGGCCTTGAAGCATGCGCAAGAGGACCTCAAGACGTCCGTCAATGTCGCGGTCAACActgtcagcagcagcgacttggttgccgccgcgcaacTCAGGACGGGGAACATTGAAGCTGGCTCCGCGCTCCGGGGCGCTCTCGCGGTGCTCGACTGGCAAGCTTCCCCGATTGTGCAAGCTCGCGTCAGCCGGCTGGACACCAAGCCCGTCTTCAAGGCAGACAGGACCTATTGGCTGGTGGGACTTTCGGGCAGTCTGGGCCTGTCCATTTGCGATTGGATGATTGCGAAGGGTGCCAAGTACATCGTCATCACCAGCAGGAGCCCCCATGTTGAGGCAGCTGGGAGGAGAGTTGCCGGAAGAAGGGCGCAATCGTAA
- a CDS encoding putative secondary metabolism biosynthetic enzyme (EggNog:ENOG503NWH8~COG:I~antiSMASH:Cluster_4.5), protein MVGDVDIFAAPSGEDGPVEHAAIQVQGVRTVPLAGATAADDDMIFARMRWANGIPGGDAMDFDAETTPLERDLVEAAERAAIFYRCKYKHARKEWADDTLDDVLTATEPFKNYIEVRIIHKVGEIMSRVFDGEDVVPEEQPIPSELLAEYYADAVGVHPSGQWLGRGVKQLAHRYPNMNILEGFSSYTYTDISADFFEEATSIFAPYKKRMTFKTLDAARDSVSQGYTPRLYGLVVMSAVIHATPRLEQTLRNLRRLLRPGGFLIINESTSSAWARDGFVFGTMPGWWSGAEEGRALSPLVPPEHWDEVLRNSGFSGVDTITPDTFQEAHSNVVFVSQAVDDTVSFLREPLSAPLPATVYAGGDGASLEDLVIIGGSTLRMGRVVSDLKRVLGAHVSGSITAFKSLLDLPVDFNPSPDACVLDMSGLDVPVFKDLIAAGFDALKRLVAVEHTLLWVTRGKLAGDPAASMSVGFLRTATHEVPGLRVQCVDLDPGSGNGQVDASVLAETLQRFWHLARI, encoded by the exons ATGGTGGGCGATGTGGACATCTTTGCCGCGCCGAGTGGTGAGGATGGGCCAGTCGAGCACGCTGCCATCCAAGTCCAAGGAGTACGCACCGTCCCTCTTGCTGGCGCCACGGCtgcggacgacgacatgataTTCGCCAGGATGCGCTGGGCCAACGGCATTCCTGGCGGTGACGCGATGGACTTTGAtgccgagacgacgccgctcgagcgagacctcgtcgaggctgccgagcgGGCCGCCATCTTCTACCGGTGCAA ATACAAGCATGCTCGCAAGGAGTGGGCCGACGACACTCTAGACGATGTCCTCACCGCTACTGAGCCCTTCAAGAACTACATCGAGGTCCGCATCATCCACAAGGTCGGCGAGATTATGTCTCGCGTCTTTGACGGTGAGGATGTCGTTCCGGAGGAGCAACCGATCCCCTCCGAGCTTCTGGCAGAGTACtatgccgacgccgtcggcgtgcaTCCCTCTGGTCAGTGGCTGGGCCGAGGTGTGAAGCAGCTCGCCCACCGCTACCCGAACATGAACATCCTCGAA GGGTTCTCGTCGTATACCTACACGGACATCTCGGCCGACTTCTTCGAAGAGGCCACCTCCATCTTTGCACCCTACAAGAAACGTATGACTTTCAAGACACTTGACGCTGCGCGAGACTCGGTTTCCCAGGGGTACACTCCCAGGTTGTACGGTCTAGTTGTTATGTCGGCCGTCATCCACGCGACGCCGAGACTAGAGCAGACTCTACGCAatcttcgtcgtctcctacgccccggcggcttcctcatcatcaacgaatccaccagcagcgcctgggcCCGCGACGGCTTCGTCTTTGGCACAATGCCGGGCTGGTGGTcaggcgccgaggaaggcCGTGCCCTCTCTCCACTCGTGCCGCCCGAGCACTGGGACGAGGTGTTAAGGAACAGCGGTTTCTCGGGCGTCGACACCATCACGCCTGACACGTTCCAGGAGGCGCACTCTAACGTCGTTTTCGTCTCGcaagccgtcgacgacacggtCTCGTTCCTGCGCGAGCCGCTGtcggcccccctccccgccacAGTCTACgcaggaggcgacggcgcaagTCTGGAGGACCTGGTCATCATCGGCGGGTCTACGCTCCGTATGGGTCGCGTCGTGTCGGACCTGAAGCGAGTCCTTGGGGCTCACGTCTCAGGCAGCATCACCGCTTTTAAGAGCCTGCTGGACCTGCCCGTAGACTTCAACCCGTCGCCGGACGCCTGCGTGCTGGACATGTCGGGGCTTGACGTCCCCGTGTTCAAGGATCTGATAGCCGCCGGTTTCGACGCGCTCAAACggctcgtggccgtcgagcatACCCTCCTCTGGGTCACGCGCGGCAAGCTGGCAGGCGACCCCGCGGCCAGCATGAGCGTGGGATTCCTACGCACCGCCACCCACGAGGTGCCTGGCCTGCGTGTGCAGtgcgtcgacctcgaccccGGCTCCGGCAACGGCCAGGTGGATGCCTCTGTCCTTGCAGAGACGCTGCAGCGGTTCTGGCACCTCGCACGGATCTAG